A section of the Streptomyces sp. SCL15-4 genome encodes:
- a CDS encoding non-reducing end alpha-L-arabinofuranosidase family hydrolase, with amino-acid sequence MKRPPWSGRRLTALVGAFAAATLAVTGTADARPTPVQASTLGAQAAQSGRYFGAAVAAGKLGDGTYSTILDREFNAVTPENEMKWDATERSRGSFTFTAADQIVGHAVAHGQRVRGHTLVWHSQLPAWVGAIGDAATLRTVMRNHITTEAAHFKGKVYAWDVVNEAFADGGSGARRASVFQNVLGDGYIEDAFRTARAADPGAKLCYNDYNIENWSDAKTQAVYRMVRDFKSRGVPIDCVGFQSHFGTSGPPASFRSTLANFAALGVDVQITELDIAQAPATAYADTVAACRNVARCTGITVWGIRDSDSWRSGESPLLFDGAGNKKAAYGAVLGALGSTAAAPAGHKTLPSSFTWSSSEQLIAPKSDATHDIAGIKDPSVVRYKGKYHVFASVASASGYNLVYLSFKDWSQAGSATHHYLDRTAIGSGYRAAPQVFYYAPQKLWYLVYQTGNASYSTNKDISDPDGWSAPRDFYSDMPDIIKQNIGNGYWVDMWVICDKANCYLFSSDDNGHLYRSQTTVGQFPNGFTNTVIAAQDSNRYALFEASNIYKVQGGKQYLMLVEAIGSDGRRYFRSWTSSGLAGSWSPLADSESNPFARASNVAFPSGAWTKDISHGEMIRAGYDQTLTIPACGLRYLYQGMAPDAGGDYNSLPWRLGLLTQTDSRC; translated from the coding sequence ATGAAACGTCCCCCGTGGTCAGGCAGGCGCCTGACCGCCCTCGTGGGCGCGTTCGCCGCCGCCACCCTCGCCGTGACCGGCACGGCCGACGCCCGGCCCACGCCGGTACAGGCGAGCACCCTCGGCGCCCAGGCCGCCCAGTCCGGGCGGTACTTCGGCGCCGCGGTGGCCGCCGGAAAGCTCGGCGACGGCACGTACAGCACGATCCTGGACCGCGAGTTCAACGCGGTCACGCCCGAGAACGAGATGAAGTGGGACGCCACGGAACGCTCCCGGGGCTCCTTCACCTTCACCGCCGCCGACCAGATCGTCGGCCACGCCGTCGCGCACGGGCAGCGCGTCCGGGGCCACACCCTGGTCTGGCACTCCCAACTGCCCGCCTGGGTCGGCGCGATCGGCGACGCCGCCACGCTGCGCACCGTGATGCGCAACCACATCACCACCGAGGCCGCCCACTTCAAAGGCAAGGTCTACGCCTGGGACGTGGTGAACGAGGCGTTCGCCGACGGCGGCAGCGGAGCGCGCCGGGCCTCCGTCTTCCAGAACGTCCTCGGCGACGGCTATATCGAGGACGCCTTCCGCACCGCCCGCGCGGCCGACCCCGGGGCCAAGCTCTGCTACAACGACTACAACATCGAGAACTGGTCGGACGCCAAGACCCAGGCCGTGTACCGCATGGTGCGCGACTTCAAGTCCCGTGGCGTGCCGATCGACTGCGTCGGCTTCCAGAGCCACTTCGGCACCTCCGGCCCGCCGGCGAGCTTCCGGAGCACGCTGGCGAACTTCGCCGCCCTCGGCGTGGACGTGCAGATCACCGAGCTGGACATCGCGCAGGCACCGGCCACCGCGTACGCCGATACGGTCGCGGCGTGCAGGAACGTCGCCCGCTGTACCGGCATCACCGTGTGGGGCATCCGGGACAGCGACTCCTGGCGCAGCGGGGAGAGTCCGCTGCTGTTCGACGGCGCGGGCAACAAGAAGGCCGCGTACGGCGCGGTGCTCGGCGCACTCGGCTCCACGGCCGCCGCGCCGGCCGGGCACAAGACGCTGCCGTCGAGCTTCACCTGGTCGTCCAGCGAGCAGCTGATCGCGCCCAAGTCCGACGCGACGCACGACATCGCCGGCATCAAGGACCCGTCCGTCGTCCGCTACAAGGGCAAGTACCACGTGTTCGCGAGCGTGGCCAGCGCCTCCGGCTACAACCTCGTCTACCTGAGTTTCAAGGACTGGTCACAGGCGGGCTCGGCCACCCACCACTACCTGGACCGCACGGCCATCGGCAGCGGCTACCGGGCCGCGCCCCAGGTGTTCTACTACGCGCCGCAGAAGCTGTGGTACCTCGTCTACCAGACGGGCAACGCGTCGTACTCCACCAACAAGGACATCTCCGACCCGGACGGCTGGAGCGCGCCGCGCGACTTCTACTCCGACATGCCCGACATCATCAAGCAGAACATCGGCAACGGCTACTGGGTCGACATGTGGGTGATCTGCGACAAGGCCAACTGCTACCTGTTCTCCTCCGACGACAACGGGCACCTCTACCGCTCGCAGACCACCGTCGGCCAGTTCCCGAACGGCTTCACCAACACCGTCATCGCGGCCCAGGACTCCAACCGGTACGCCTTGTTCGAGGCGAGCAACATCTACAAGGTGCAGGGCGGCAAGCAGTACCTGATGCTGGTGGAGGCGATCGGCTCCGACGGACGGCGCTACTTCCGCTCCTGGACCTCCTCCGGCCTGGCCGGCTCCTGGTCCCCGCTGGCCGATTCCGAGAGCAATCCGTTCGCCCGGGCGAGCAACGTGGCCTTCCCGTCGGGCGCCTGGACGAAGGACATCAGCCACGGCGAGATGATCCGCGCCGGCTACGACCAGACGCTCACCATCCCCGCGTGCGGGCTCCGGTACCTGTACCAGGGGATGGCTCCGGACGCGGGCGGTGACTACAACAGCCTGCCGTGGCGGCTCGGCCTGCTCACCCAGACCGACTCCCGCTGCTGA
- a CDS encoding carbohydrate-binding protein, translating to MQLRSAIACAGLLTGALVALSGTTAQAVTTRYEAESAPAVCTGTVDSDWTGYSGSGFCNATNSTSGYVQFTVNAASAGTATLNIRYANGSATARPAAVAVNGTTAATASFEATGAWTTWVTKTLTVPVKAGSNTVRLTPTTADGLPNLDYLDADVATAATGGVLYVSPAGTDGAAGTESAPTTLTSALGRITPGGTIYLRGGTYKQSSTVTIPAGSDGTAAARTTLSAYPGEKPVLDFSAQTESPSNRGIQLFGNYWRLYGLTVQHAGDNGIYVGGSNNVVERVVTAYNRDTGLQLGRIASTTPSSQWPSNNLIVSSESHDNADSDGEDADGFAAKLTTGTGNVFRYDVSHHNIDDGWDLYTKTETGPIGPVTIEYSLAYGNGTLSDGTVNSNGDRNGYKLGGDDIAVNHVVQHSIAYKNGHHGFTYNSNPGTMTISNNVGIDNAERNFSFDKGTSVFRNDTSCRFAVSGSNDKTVGSTDGSDQFWTGSNGSRCSSYAGALGWSFASDGRLAVTFGGSVVNP from the coding sequence ATGCAACTGAGATCAGCCATCGCGTGCGCCGGACTGCTGACCGGTGCGCTCGTCGCGCTGTCCGGCACCACGGCCCAGGCCGTGACCACCCGGTACGAGGCCGAGAGCGCGCCCGCGGTCTGCACCGGGACCGTCGACTCCGACTGGACCGGCTACTCCGGCAGCGGATTCTGCAACGCCACCAACTCCACGAGCGGCTACGTCCAGTTCACCGTGAACGCGGCGAGCGCGGGCACCGCGACCCTGAACATCCGCTACGCCAACGGCTCGGCCACCGCCCGGCCGGCCGCCGTCGCGGTCAACGGCACGACGGCCGCCACCGCCTCCTTCGAGGCCACCGGCGCCTGGACCACCTGGGTGACCAAGACGCTCACCGTGCCGGTCAAGGCGGGCTCCAACACCGTCCGCCTCACCCCGACCACCGCCGACGGCCTGCCCAACCTCGACTACCTCGACGCCGACGTGGCCACGGCGGCGACCGGCGGCGTGCTCTACGTCTCGCCGGCCGGCACCGACGGCGCGGCCGGCACGGAGTCGGCCCCGACCACGCTCACCTCGGCCCTCGGCCGGATCACTCCCGGCGGCACGATCTACCTGCGCGGCGGGACGTACAAGCAGTCCTCCACCGTCACCATCCCGGCCGGCAGCGACGGCACCGCCGCCGCCCGCACCACCCTCTCCGCCTACCCTGGCGAGAAGCCGGTCCTCGACTTCTCGGCGCAGACGGAGAGTCCGTCCAACCGGGGCATCCAGCTGTTCGGCAACTACTGGCGGCTGTACGGCCTCACCGTCCAGCACGCCGGTGACAACGGCATCTACGTCGGCGGCAGCAACAACGTCGTCGAGCGCGTCGTGACCGCCTACAACCGGGACACCGGGCTCCAGCTCGGCCGCATCGCCTCCACCACTCCCAGCTCCCAGTGGCCGTCGAACAACCTGATCGTCAGCTCCGAGTCGCACGACAACGCCGACTCCGACGGCGAGGACGCCGACGGCTTCGCCGCGAAGCTGACCACCGGCACCGGGAACGTCTTCCGCTACGACGTCTCACACCACAACATCGACGACGGCTGGGACCTGTACACCAAGACGGAGACCGGTCCCATCGGCCCGGTGACCATCGAGTACTCCCTCGCCTACGGCAACGGCACGCTGAGCGACGGCACGGTCAACTCCAACGGCGACCGCAACGGCTACAAGCTCGGCGGCGACGACATCGCGGTCAACCACGTCGTCCAGCACAGCATCGCCTACAAGAACGGCCACCACGGGTTCACCTACAACAGCAACCCGGGCACCATGACGATCTCCAACAACGTCGGCATCGACAACGCCGAGCGCAACTTCTCGTTCGACAAGGGCACGTCGGTGTTCCGCAACGACACCTCCTGCCGCTTCGCCGTCAGCGGCTCCAACGACAAGACGGTCGGGAGCACCGACGGCTCCGACCAGTTCTGGACCGGCTCCAACGGCTCGCGCTGCTCCTCCTACGCGGGCGCCCTCGGCTGGTCCTTCGCCTCCGACGGCCGCCTCGCGGTGACGTTCGGCGGCAGTGTGGTCAACCCGTAG
- the bla gene encoding class A beta-lactamase — translation MTSTPLTRTTTPGATAADGPAPLPRRRLLRAGLALTGAAVAAPAVSATTASAAPDSATRAAQAELAELERRYGARLGVHARNVRTGRTVSHRARERFAMCSAFKAFAAAAVLRDHGDRAPLDRVVHYPPRDILPNSPRTEENLATGMTVAAVCAAAIQYSDNAAGNLLLRELGGPAGLTRFFRSLGDQVSRLDRWEPELNTALPGDLRDTTTPEAITGSLARLTLGRALAAADRERLVGWLKGNTTSTDRFRKGLPAAWVVADKTGTGDYATANDIGVAWTTRGTPVVLAVLSDKSAPNAPVDQALIADAAAVVARVLAPGE, via the coding sequence ATGACCAGTACGCCCTTGACCAGGACGACCACGCCCGGCGCGACCGCCGCCGACGGCCCCGCCCCGCTGCCGCGCCGCCGTCTGCTGCGGGCCGGCCTCGCCCTCACCGGCGCCGCCGTGGCCGCGCCGGCGGTGTCCGCGACCACCGCGTCCGCCGCCCCGGACAGCGCCACGCGCGCCGCACAGGCCGAACTGGCCGAACTGGAGCGCCGCTACGGCGCCCGGCTCGGCGTCCACGCGCGCAACGTCCGCACCGGACGGACCGTGTCCCACCGGGCGCGGGAGCGGTTCGCGATGTGCTCGGCGTTCAAGGCGTTCGCCGCGGCGGCGGTGCTGCGCGACCACGGCGACCGCGCTCCGCTGGACCGGGTGGTGCACTACCCGCCCCGTGACATCCTGCCCAACTCGCCGCGCACCGAGGAGAATCTGGCGACCGGCATGACGGTGGCCGCCGTGTGCGCGGCGGCGATCCAGTACAGCGACAACGCGGCCGGCAACCTGCTGCTCCGGGAACTCGGCGGCCCGGCCGGGCTCACCCGCTTCTTCCGGTCGCTCGGCGACCAGGTGAGCCGGCTCGACCGGTGGGAGCCGGAGCTGAACACCGCGCTGCCCGGAGACCTCCGGGACACCACGACGCCGGAGGCGATCACCGGGAGCCTCGCGCGCCTCACCCTGGGCCGGGCGCTGGCCGCCGCCGACCGCGAACGGCTCGTGGGCTGGCTGAAGGGCAACACCACCAGCACCGACCGGTTCCGCAAGGGGCTGCCGGCCGCCTGGGTCGTGGCGGACAAGACCGGGACCGGGGACTACGCGACCGCCAACGACATCGGCGTGGCCTGGACGACCCGGGGGACACCGGTGGTGCTGGCCGTGCTGTCCGACAAGAGCGCCCCGAACGCTCCCGTGGACCAGGCGCTGATCGCCGACGCGGCGGCCGTGGTCGCCCGCGTCCTCGCCCCCGGCGAGTGA